One part of the Treponema sp. OMZ 787 genome encodes these proteins:
- a CDS encoding DUF5058 family protein: MFDVNSSVLFWFAGVVILFVLLQSVFFLVKALRRAKELNMPKKKIKQIISGAAVFTIAPAISIILGMISLSKFLGLPLPWLRLSVLGALTYELTAASTAASVLDIPLDQPISDAAAYTTISWVMALGIISGIVVIALFLPKMQKNLIRMKSKDEKWSKLLIDALFMGMISAFLGMIFSEIRLGLKGWIPVFVMFFSAILMLICGLIVKKTRAKWLESYAMPISLLGGMAFSIPITMLIG, translated from the coding sequence ATGTTTGATGTTAATAGTTCTGTGCTCTTTTGGTTTGCAGGAGTTGTGATTCTCTTTGTTTTGCTGCAATCCGTCTTTTTTTTGGTAAAGGCTTTAAGGCGGGCAAAAGAGTTAAACATGCCCAAAAAAAAGATAAAGCAAATTATTTCCGGAGCGGCGGTTTTTACGATTGCTCCGGCCATTTCCATTATTCTAGGCATGATAAGCCTTTCCAAATTTTTAGGTCTTCCCCTGCCCTGGCTTCGCCTTTCGGTTCTAGGAGCCTTGACCTATGAGCTTACGGCAGCAAGCACGGCAGCCTCGGTCTTGGATATACCCTTGGATCAGCCGATATCAGATGCAGCAGCCTATACCACGATTTCTTGGGTTATGGCCCTCGGAATAATTTCTGGGATTGTGGTGATTGCTCTTTTTTTACCCAAGATGCAAAAAAATCTTATTCGAATGAAGTCCAAGGATGAAAAATGGAGCAAGCTCCTCATCGATGCCCTCTTTATGGGAATGATTTCAGCCTTTTTAGGAATGATATTTTCCGAAATTCGTCTGGGACTCAAGGGATGGATTCCCGTTTTTGTGATGTTCTTTTCGGCCATCTTAATGCTTATCTGCGGTTTAATCGTAAAGAAGACAAGGGCTAAATGGCTTGAAAGCTATGCTATGCCGATAAGCCTTTTGGGCGGGATGGCCTTTTCCATTCCGATTACAATGCTGATAGGTTAA